One window of Syngnathus acus chromosome 16, fSynAcu1.2, whole genome shotgun sequence genomic DNA carries:
- the si:ch211-120k19.1 gene encoding mpv17-like protein has protein sequence MNRAWAAFRAHPYISNVVGYTVLFASADLFQQRVLGRRDASVAFVGVDWRQTARVATVGFCFHANFNYQWLRWLERMLPGGGVKAVTGKVLVDQLVAAPLTISAFYIGLSLLENKDDLLQDWREKFWTSYKTGVVFWSTMQAVNFSLVPPVARTVFLGGVALVFTIFLCHLRQQKGGKLE, from the exons ATGAACAGGGCCTGGGCCGCGTTCAGGGCCCATCCGTACATCAGCAACGTGGTCGGCTACACGGTGCTGTTCGCCTCCGCCGACCTCTTCCAGCAGCGCGTGTTGGGCCGCCGAGACGCGTCCGTGGCCTTTGTTGGCGTGGACTGGCGCCAGACGGCCCGAGTGGCAACCGTGGGCTTTTGTTTCCATGCCAACTTCAACTACCAGTGGCTGCGCTGGCTGGAGAGGATGCTGCCGGGGGGCGGGGTCAAGGCAGTGACGGGGAAGGTGCTGGTGGATCAGCTTGTGGCGGCACCGCTCACCATCAGTGCTTTTTATATTG GATTGAGTTTACTCGAAAATAAAGATGATCTTCTTCAAGACTGGAGAGAGAAATTCTGGACATCTTACAAG accgGTGTGGTGTTCTGGTCAACAATGCAG GCTGTGAACTTTTCCCTGGTGCCCCCCGTGGCTCGGACCGTGTTCCTCGGAGGCGTCGCTCTCGTGTTCACTATTTTCCTATGTCACCTCCGACAGCAGAAGGGTGGCAAACTTGAATGA